A region from the Capra hircus breed San Clemente chromosome 9, ASM170441v1, whole genome shotgun sequence genome encodes:
- the LOC106502505 gene encoding uncharacterized protein LOC106502505, which translates to MPEGSDVPATGSVRRKLGARAEAGFWSVQGPQVLGGSCSVRGPQVLRGGTSGLCGVPRSLGGFLVCAGSLGPGGGGRVLVCVGSESSRKLALTRRGTARLCPGALVCAMGLCVAPVSTRMRVHQARWPGPQGESRLHVRLQVLVWVSCKTGHLAGEPVSGRSAGVSPVDVAPRTPRTLGVSTALVAAVTGPGGRAGPERRPSLWASASLPRADQPLLSRGFLVG; encoded by the exons ATGCCCGAAGGCTCAGACGTGCCTGCGACTGGCTCCGTCAGGAGGAAACTTGGAGCCCGGGCAGAGGCAGGGTTCTGGTCTGTGCAGGGTCCCCAGGTCCTGGGGGGGTCCTGCTCTGTGCGGGGTCCCCAGGTCCTGAGGGGGGGCACTTCTGGTCTGTGCGGGGTCCCCAGGTCCTTGGGGGGGTTCCTGGTCTGTgcagggtccctgggtcctgggggtgggggtcgggtCCTGGTCTGTGTGGGGTCCGAGAGCAGCAGGAAGCTGGCTCTCACaaggagaggaactgccaggcttTGTCCGGGAGCCTTGGTCTGTGCTATGGGCCTGTGTGTGGCTCCCGTGTCGACACGGATGCGTGTCCACCAGGCCCGGTGGCCCGGACCACAGGGTGAGAGCCGTCTTCACGTCCGCCTGCAGGTCTtagtctgggtctcctgcaaaACCGGCCACTTGGCAGGGGAACCGGTTAGCGGCCGCTCGGCAGGCGTCAGCCCTGTAGACGTTGCTCCCAGGACGCCGAGGACCCTGGGCGTCTCCACTGCCTTGGTGGCAG CTGTCACAGGACCAGGCGGGCGAGCAGGCCCGGAGAGACGCCCCAGCCTTTGGGCGTCAGCGTCGCTTCCCAGAGCAGACCAGCCGCTCCTGTCTCGGGGCTTCCTCGTGGGCTGA